In one window of Methanoculleus chikugoensis DNA:
- a CDS encoding ABC transporter ATP-binding protein — MTDSTADAQQSPPLVEFRNVSVVRDGHRLLDRVSLTIREGEHIAILGPNGAGKSSLIRAITREYYPSSPGPETVFRFRGQDTWDAFDLRSHIGLVSGDLQQTFVRRISGREVVLSGFFSSIGLFLSHEVTPGMEQKTDEILEFLEVAHLADRPMTEISSGEGRRLLIGRALVHNPGTLVLDEPTNSLDLHALHTFRKTLRKIARSGTGIILVTHNLHDIIPEISRVVLMRDGAVRMDGPKAEVLTDEAIGDLFRVPVRVREEGGYYYATGY; from the coding sequence ATGACCGATAGCACCGCCGACGCTCAACAGTCACCGCCGCTCGTCGAGTTCCGAAACGTCAGCGTCGTCCGGGACGGCCACAGACTCCTCGACCGGGTATCGCTCACGATCCGGGAGGGAGAGCATATCGCCATCCTCGGCCCGAACGGGGCCGGGAAGTCCTCGCTCATCCGGGCGATCACTCGCGAGTACTACCCCTCCTCGCCGGGCCCGGAGACTGTCTTCCGATTCCGGGGGCAGGATACGTGGGACGCCTTTGACCTCCGGTCGCACATCGGGCTTGTCTCCGGCGACCTCCAGCAGACCTTCGTCCGCAGGATATCCGGCCGCGAGGTCGTCCTCTCGGGGTTCTTCTCGAGCATCGGCCTCTTCCTCTCCCACGAGGTGACCCCTGGAATGGAGCAGAAGACCGACGAGATCCTCGAGTTTCTCGAGGTCGCCCACCTCGCCGACCGCCCGATGACGGAGATCTCCTCTGGCGAGGGTCGCAGGCTCCTGATCGGGCGGGCTCTTGTCCACAACCCCGGCACCCTTGTCCTCGACGAGCCCACGAACAGCCTCGATCTCCACGCGCTTCACACCTTCCGCAAAACCCTCCGAAAGATCGCACGGTCGGGCACCGGCATCATCCTCGTGACCCACAACCTCCACGACATCATCCCCGAGATCTCCCGGGTCGTCCTGATGCGGGACGGCGCCGTCCGGATGGACGGCCCAAAGGCGGAAGTCCTGACCGACGAGGCCATCGGCGACCTCTTCCGCGTCCCGGTTCGCGTCCGGGAGGAGGGCGGCTACTACTACGCAACGGGGTATTAA
- a CDS encoding prolyl oligopeptidase family serine peptidase, with the protein MPEWEFNGTPRSNPDGYNRHNPVDHIENWTTPMLVIQGRQDYQVPDTQSLAAFTALQKKGIPGQLLYIPDENHWVLKPRNNIFWHSTSLDWMDRWTGNAAT; encoded by the coding sequence ATACCGGAGTGGGAGTTCAACGGCACCCCACGGTCCAACCCGGACGGCTACAACCGCCATAATCCGGTAGATCATATCGAGAACTGGACGACGCCCATGCTCGTGATCCAGGGGAGACAGGACTACCAGGTGCCGGATACGCAGAGTCTTGCCGCCTTCACCGCCCTCCAGAAGAAGGGCATCCCAGGTCAGCTCCTCTACATCCCCGATGAGAACCACTGGGTGTTAAAGCCGCGGAACAACATCTTCTGGCACTCGACCAGCCTCGACTGGATGGACCGGTGGACGGGGAATGCCGCAACGTGA
- a CDS encoding pyridoxamine 5'-phosphate oxidase family protein has product MVSKLMDYFNKQPRLGVLSTANKEGKIDAAVFGSPMMVDEKTVVMGLGNNRTFAYLQENPNAVFTIMEQGATLADWKGLRVYLKMKNYATSGETLETYRRQIAAAAGEDAAAMIHASVTFEVGEVRPLIDMGQGWEKSV; this is encoded by the coding sequence ATGGTATCTAAATTGATGGACTACTTCAACAAACAACCGAGGCTCGGTGTGCTCAGCACCGCAAACAAAGAAGGAAAGATCGATGCGGCGGTCTTTGGGTCGCCGATGATGGTCGACGAGAAGACCGTCGTGATGGGGCTCGGGAATAACCGCACGTTTGCCTACCTGCAGGAGAATCCCAATGCCGTCTTCACGATCATGGAGCAGGGAGCGACGCTTGCGGACTGGAAGGGCCTCCGGGTCTACCTGAAAATGAAGAACTACGCGACCTCCGGAGAGACGCTGGAGACCTACCGGAGGCAGATCGCCGCGGCCGCGGGTGAGGATGCGGCGGCGATGATCCATGCCTCGGTGACGTTCGAGGTCGGCGAGGTGCGGCCCCTCATCGATATGGGCCAGGGCTGGGAGAAGTCCGTCTAA
- a CDS encoding ABC transporter permease, with product MPGWFERVSCDIGAAWAIARKDMKIYYLKPSILVSSLLFPFVMFLAFAIGRNAPPGTLLPGLLAITLLFSASSIEPVSIPIERRTKTFDRLLAAPVSVQAIVLGSSLSGAIFASAIGVATTGVGLVAFHAEIIHIVALLVALAFTSLCFSMMGTLFAAYRTENVGEVMSLLNLVRLPLLFISGVFIPYASMPAWGQSIALLSPLTYAHDLIQFAFDGTTRFGPGVDTVALVLAIIVFQVAGVFLYRRSRE from the coding sequence ATGCCGGGGTGGTTTGAGCGGGTCTCATGCGACATCGGTGCAGCGTGGGCGATAGCACGCAAGGACATGAAGATCTATTACCTCAAACCTTCTATCCTGGTATCCAGCCTGCTCTTTCCGTTCGTTATGTTCCTCGCCTTCGCCATAGGGAGGAACGCTCCCCCGGGAACCCTGCTCCCGGGTCTCCTCGCCATCACCCTCCTCTTCAGCGCCTCCTCCATCGAGCCGGTTTCCATCCCTATCGAGCGGAGGACGAAGACCTTCGACCGCCTCCTCGCCGCTCCGGTGTCTGTTCAGGCGATTGTCCTAGGGTCGAGCCTGAGCGGGGCAATATTCGCATCTGCGATCGGCGTCGCCACAACTGGCGTTGGCCTGGTTGCCTTCCATGCTGAGATTATCCACATCGTGGCGCTTCTCGTCGCGCTCGCGTTCACCTCCCTCTGCTTCTCGATGATGGGCACACTCTTTGCCGCCTACCGCACGGAGAACGTAGGCGAGGTAATGTCGCTCTTGAACCTCGTCCGCCTGCCCCTCCTCTTCATCAGCGGGGTCTTCATCCCCTACGCGAGCATGCCGGCATGGGGGCAGAGCATCGCGCTCCTCTCCCCTCTCACCTACGCTCACGACTTGATACAGTTTGCGTTCGACGGGACGACCCGCTTCGGCCCGGGCGTCGATACCGTTGCCCTGGTGCTGGCGATCATCGTCTTCCAGGTCGCGGGGGTCTTCCTCTACCGGAGGTCACGGGAGTAG